A DNA window from Thiobacillus denitrificans ATCC 25259 contains the following coding sequences:
- a CDS encoding FKBP-type peptidyl-prolyl cis-trans isomerase, producing MSSRAVAAGDTLELRYALRPRGGDDLVSNFDDPEAETLTLGDGTLSPALEAWLIDLTPGERHVFLLDPGQAFGQSDPGLIQTLAKTDLPPDMEFVRDHLVEFAMPGGQTLAGRILEVADDAIKVDFNHPLADLSIEFEVEVVRIL from the coding sequence ATGAGCTCGCGCGCCGTCGCCGCCGGCGACACGCTCGAACTTCGCTACGCGCTGCGTCCGCGCGGAGGCGACGATCTCGTCTCGAACTTCGACGACCCTGAAGCCGAAACGCTGACGCTCGGCGATGGCACGCTGTCGCCTGCGCTCGAAGCCTGGCTGATCGACCTGACGCCGGGCGAACGTCACGTCTTCCTGCTCGATCCCGGGCAGGCTTTCGGCCAGAGCGACCCCGGGCTGATTCAAACGCTCGCAAAGACCGATCTGCCGCCGGACATGGAATTCGTACGCGATCATCTGGTCGAATTCGCGATGCCCGGCGGCCAGACCCTCGCCGGGCGCATTCTCGAAGTCGCCGACGACGCGATCAAGGTCGACTTCAATCACCCTCTCGCCGACCTCTCGATCGAATTCGAGGTCGAAGTCGTTCGCATCCTCTGA
- the lspA gene encoding signal peptidase II, which translates to MRKWLGLAFAIIVADHLTKFWVSSTLEYQEAIPVLPFFSLVLVHNTGAAFSFLANAGGWQRWFFIAVGIVATVIIVRLLGRHGDEPRLALPLALVLGGALGNVIDRVVLGHVVDFLYFHYRSFAWPAFNVADSAITVGAALLIWDSLRGKPSPAKES; encoded by the coding sequence ATGCGCAAGTGGCTGGGCCTCGCCTTCGCCATCATCGTCGCGGACCACCTGACCAAGTTCTGGGTCTCGTCGACTCTCGAATACCAGGAAGCGATTCCGGTCCTGCCGTTCTTTTCGCTCGTGCTCGTGCACAACACCGGCGCCGCATTCAGCTTTCTCGCGAACGCGGGCGGCTGGCAGCGCTGGTTCTTCATCGCGGTCGGCATCGTCGCCACCGTGATCATCGTGCGACTGCTCGGGCGCCACGGCGACGAGCCCCGGCTGGCGCTTCCGCTCGCACTTGTCCTCGGCGGCGCGCTCGGCAACGTGATCGACCGCGTCGTGCTGGGGCACGTCGTCGATTTCCTGTATTTCCACTATCGAAGCTTCGCCTGGCCTGCATTCAACGTTGCCGATTCGGCGATCACCGTCGGCGCGGCCCTGCTGATCTGGGACAGCCTGCGCGGCAAGCCGAGCCCGGCCAAGGAATCATGA
- the ileS gene encoding isoleucine--tRNA ligase has protein sequence MPDYKSTLNLPDTPFPMRGDLAKREPGWVKSWQEKKRYEAIRAAAAGRPKFILHDGPPYANGDIHIGHAVNKILKDIIVKAKTLSGFDAPYVPGWDCHGLPIELQVEKTHGKDIPPAKFRELCRAYAAEQIERQKADFIRLGVLGDWSNPYRTMDFQFEADTLRVLGQIQQAGFLYQGAKPVHWCVDCGSALAEAEVEYEDKNSPAIDVGFAVADRADLARRFDVAAIDTPVQIVIWTTTPWTLPANQAVALHPDFPYTLVRTARGLLVLAESLREAALVRYGLADGAEILAHTTGQMLEGLPLWHPFQDRQVPVIVGEHVTADAGTGAVHTAPGHGLDDYVVGSRYGLKVDNPVGDDGRFYASVPLVGGMSIWQANPLIVETLEASGALLAHEKLLHSYPHCWRHKTPIIFRATRQWFIGMDSAGQDSGVRDQGATLREQAMKAVEATQFFPHWGRARLEAMIRNRPDWCVSRQRNWGVPMPFFTHRETGALHPRTTELLEIVAQRVETAGIEAWFALDPAELLGDDAAHYDKTGHTLDVWFDSGVTHACVLKRRSELAHPADLYLEGSDQHRGWFQSSLLTGCATDGRAPYDALLTHGFVVDGKGHKMSKSKGNVIAPQKVMDQYGADILRLWVATTDYSGELSISDEILKRVVEGYRRIRNTLKFLLANLSDFDPREHAMSVDEWLEIDRYALAMTRRLQGELQRHYDAYEFHFIVQKLQSFCSEDLGGFYLDILKDRLYTSAGDSRARRAAQNALHHLTHALVRWMAPILSFTGEEVWTQLADADDSVFLHTRHVLPEQGGEDELLERWARIRALRAEVQKELETVRVAGAIGSSLQAEVTLHATPSTAALLSSLADDLRFVLITSQARVVGADADRVEVAPSAAKKCDRCWHYRDDVDAHPEHPGLCGRCVSNLFGDGEARRHA, from the coding sequence ATGCCTGATTACAAGAGCACGCTCAATCTGCCCGACACCCCCTTCCCGATGCGCGGCGACCTCGCCAAGCGCGAGCCCGGCTGGGTGAAAAGCTGGCAGGAGAAGAAACGCTACGAGGCGATCCGCGCGGCCGCCGCGGGACGGCCGAAGTTCATCCTGCACGACGGTCCGCCCTACGCCAACGGCGACATCCACATCGGACACGCGGTCAACAAGATACTCAAGGACATCATCGTCAAGGCGAAGACGCTCTCCGGCTTCGATGCGCCCTACGTGCCGGGCTGGGACTGCCACGGCCTGCCGATCGAATTGCAGGTCGAGAAAACCCACGGAAAGGATATTCCGCCGGCAAAATTCCGCGAGCTCTGTCGCGCCTACGCCGCCGAACAGATCGAGCGCCAGAAGGCCGACTTCATCCGCCTCGGCGTGCTCGGCGACTGGTCCAATCCCTACCGCACGATGGACTTCCAGTTCGAGGCCGACACGCTGCGCGTGCTCGGGCAAATCCAGCAGGCGGGCTTCCTGTACCAGGGCGCCAAGCCGGTGCACTGGTGCGTCGACTGCGGCTCGGCGCTGGCCGAGGCCGAAGTCGAATACGAGGACAAGAACTCCCCGGCGATCGACGTCGGCTTCGCAGTGGCCGACCGCGCCGACCTCGCGCGCCGCTTCGACGTCGCAGCGATCGACACACCGGTCCAGATCGTGATCTGGACGACGACACCATGGACCTTGCCGGCCAATCAGGCCGTCGCGCTGCATCCCGACTTCCCGTACACCCTCGTGCGCACGGCGCGAGGCTTGCTCGTCCTGGCCGAGAGCCTGCGTGAAGCGGCGCTCGTGCGCTATGGCCTCGCCGACGGTGCCGAAATCCTCGCGCACACGACGGGCCAGATGCTCGAAGGGCTGCCGTTGTGGCACCCCTTCCAGGACCGCCAGGTCCCGGTCATCGTCGGCGAGCACGTCACGGCCGACGCCGGCACCGGCGCGGTGCACACGGCGCCCGGCCACGGCCTCGACGACTACGTCGTCGGCAGCCGCTACGGCCTCAAGGTCGACAATCCGGTCGGCGACGACGGCCGCTTCTACGCCAGCGTGCCGCTCGTCGGCGGCATGAGCATCTGGCAGGCCAACCCGCTGATCGTCGAAACGCTCGAGGCCAGCGGCGCCCTGCTCGCGCACGAGAAGCTGCTGCACAGCTACCCGCATTGCTGGCGCCACAAGACGCCGATCATCTTCCGCGCGACACGGCAGTGGTTCATCGGCATGGATTCCGCGGGTCAGGACTCAGGAGTCAGGGATCAGGGGGCGACGCTGCGCGAACAGGCGATGAAAGCGGTCGAGGCGACGCAATTCTTCCCGCACTGGGGCCGCGCGCGGCTCGAGGCGATGATCCGGAACCGTCCGGACTGGTGCGTGTCGCGCCAGCGCAACTGGGGCGTGCCGATGCCGTTCTTTACGCACAGGGAGACCGGCGCGCTGCATCCGAGGACGACCGAACTGCTCGAAATCGTCGCGCAGCGTGTCGAGACCGCGGGCATCGAAGCGTGGTTCGCGCTCGACCCCGCCGAACTGCTCGGCGATGACGCGGCGCACTACGACAAGACCGGGCATACGCTCGACGTCTGGTTCGACTCCGGCGTGACCCACGCGTGCGTGCTGAAGCGGCGCTCCGAGCTTGCGCATCCGGCCGATCTCTACCTCGAGGGCTCGGACCAGCATCGCGGCTGGTTCCAGTCTTCCCTGCTCACCGGCTGCGCGACCGACGGGCGCGCGCCCTACGATGCGCTGCTGACGCACGGCTTCGTCGTCGATGGCAAAGGCCACAAGATGAGCAAGTCGAAAGGCAACGTGATCGCGCCGCAGAAGGTCATGGACCAGTACGGCGCCGACATCCTTCGGCTGTGGGTGGCGACGACCGATTATTCGGGCGAGTTGTCGATCTCCGACGAGATCCTGAAACGCGTGGTCGAGGGCTACCGACGCATTCGCAACACGCTGAAGTTCCTGCTTGCCAATCTGTCGGACTTCGATCCCCGCGAGCATGCGATGTCGGTCGACGAATGGCTCGAAATCGACCGCTACGCGCTCGCAATGACCCGTCGCCTGCAGGGCGAACTGCAGCGCCACTACGACGCCTACGAATTCCACTTCATCGTGCAGAAGCTGCAGAGCTTCTGTTCGGAAGACCTGGGCGGCTTCTATCTCGACATCCTCAAGGACCGCCTCTACACGAGCGCGGGGGACAGCCGCGCGCGGCGCGCGGCGCAAAATGCGCTCCACCACCTGACCCACGCACTGGTGCGGTGGATGGCGCCCATTCTGTCGTTCACCGGCGAGGAGGTGTGGACCCAGCTTGCCGACGCCGACGACTCGGTGTTTCTGCATACCAGGCACGTGCTCCCCGAACAGGGCGGCGAAGACGAACTGCTCGAACGCTGGGCACGCATCCGCGCACTGCGCGCCGAGGTACAAAAGGAACTCGAAACCGTGCGCGTCGCCGGCGCCATCGGCTCGTCGCTGCAGGCCGAAGTGACGCTGCATGCTACGCCGTCGACCGCCGCGCTCCTGAGCTCGCTCGCCGATGACCTGCGCTTCGTGCTGATCACCTCGCAGGCGCGCGTCGTGGGGGCGGATGCCGACCGCGTCGAGGTCGCGCCGAGCGCGGCGAAGAAATGCGACCGCTGCTGGCACTACCGCGACGACGTCGACGCGCACCCCGAGCACCCGGGCTTGTGCGGCCGCTGCGTCAGCAATCTCTTCGGAGACGGCGAGGCGCGCCGCCATGCGTAA
- the ispH gene encoding 4-hydroxy-3-methylbut-2-enyl diphosphate reductase, protein MTPTVLLANPRGFCAGVDRAIAIVERALEKFGAPIYVRHEVVHNTFVVDDLKRKGAVFVEELSEVPAGATVIFSAHGVSQAVRTEAAARGLTVFDATCPLVTKVHVEVSKMRDKGYEIVMIGHKGHPEVEGTLGQSAGGMYLVETPGDVATLEVTNPDCLAYVTQTTLSVDDAARVVDALRARFPTITGPKKDDICYATQNRQDAVKHLASQCDVVIVVGSPTSSNSNRLREVAENLGIAAYMVDNADEIDPRWVSGNQRVGVTAGASAPDVLVRAVIDRLERLGICSVSELDGVQEKVGFPLPRELA, encoded by the coding sequence ATGACCCCCACCGTTCTGCTCGCCAATCCGCGCGGCTTCTGCGCCGGCGTCGACCGCGCGATCGCGATCGTCGAACGCGCGCTGGAAAAATTCGGCGCACCGATCTACGTGCGCCACGAAGTCGTCCACAACACCTTCGTCGTCGACGACCTCAAGCGCAAGGGTGCCGTTTTTGTCGAGGAACTGTCCGAGGTGCCGGCCGGCGCGACCGTCATTTTCAGTGCACACGGCGTGTCTCAAGCTGTGCGCACTGAAGCCGCAGCCCGCGGGCTGACCGTGTTCGACGCGACCTGCCCGCTTGTCACCAAGGTCCACGTCGAAGTCAGCAAGATGCGCGACAAGGGATACGAGATCGTGATGATCGGCCACAAAGGACACCCCGAGGTCGAAGGCACGCTCGGCCAGTCCGCCGGCGGCATGTACCTCGTCGAGACGCCCGGCGACGTCGCGACGCTCGAGGTAACGAATCCCGACTGCCTCGCCTACGTTACCCAGACTACACTCTCGGTCGACGACGCCGCACGCGTGGTCGATGCCCTGCGCGCGCGCTTCCCCACGATCACGGGGCCAAAGAAGGACGACATCTGTTATGCGACGCAAAACCGCCAGGATGCAGTGAAGCATCTGGCGTCGCAGTGCGACGTCGTCATCGTCGTGGGATCGCCGACCAGTTCGAATTCGAACCGCCTGCGGGAGGTCGCGGAGAACCTGGGGATAGCGGCCTACATGGTCGACAATGCCGACGAGATCGACCCGCGGTGGGTATCGGGAAACCAACGCGTCGGCGTGACCGCCGGGGCGTCGGCACCCGACGTGCTGGTGCGGGCAGTGATCGATCGCCTGGAACGACTGGGGATATGTTCGGTGAGCGAGCTCGATGGGGTGCAGGAGAAGGTCGGATTCCCTCTGCCGAGAGAGTTGGCGTAA